A stretch of the Longimicrobium sp. genome encodes the following:
- a CDS encoding MarR family transcriptional regulator, with the protein MSDTRLQDVLFYSLESASKAYRRFAQARLHAAGIDITIDQWLVLKTIHESPDVTLQQVGVAVFKDFASVTRIVQLLERKGLLHRKPHPNDGRRSELVLTSSGESVIRTVEPIAQANRRQALDGIDAEQVARLRAVLKRIMENCDARR; encoded by the coding sequence ATGTCTGACACCCGGCTGCAGGACGTACTTTTTTATTCGCTCGAATCCGCCTCCAAGGCGTACCGGCGGTTCGCGCAGGCCCGCCTGCACGCAGCGGGGATCGACATCACCATCGACCAATGGCTGGTGCTGAAGACGATCCACGAATCCCCCGACGTCACGCTACAGCAGGTCGGCGTCGCGGTATTCAAGGACTTCGCCTCCGTCACTCGTATCGTTCAGCTGCTCGAGCGAAAGGGCCTGCTTCACCGCAAGCCACATCCGAACGACGGGCGCCGGTCCGAGCTCGTGCTCACGAGCTCGGGGGAGTCGGTGATCCGCACGGTGGAGCCGATCGCACAGGCCAATCGCAGGCAGGCGCTGGACGGAATCGATGCCGAGCAGGTAGCGCGGCTGCGTGCGGTGCTGAAACGGATCATGGAGAACTGCGACGCGCGGCGATGA
- a CDS encoding kelch repeat-containing protein — protein sequence MKRAIALVAASLSAAAFLACGKDPVEQGDDPQLTLSADSVTVDVGVSASVTATVLNASEPAQFVSRDPGVATVDASGAIRGVAIGSTYVVATLSNHADVRDSVRVRVLAPGSTPVAGQWGLRAPLIEPNSELAFAESNGKLYLLGGYPASRVTARTVQVYDVASDRWELGPPLPQPNNHGMAASVNGKVYLIGGQTSDVSDQGYQDTVYELDPATGVWVTKAPMPTARGAGVAIVHDGKIYVAGGRPPRGSDFAVYDPATDRWEVLPELPSQRNHITGAAINGRIHVVGGRLGHGLSPDMTAVHEVYDPQTRTWTTAAPMLRARSGMNGVMARGCFHVWGGEGPAGMFPDHDYYDPRTNQWSPLSGMPTPVHGVYGSAYVSGLIWVPGGGTNIGGNHGSHQHQVYRPAVSCE from the coding sequence ATGAAACGGGCAATCGCGCTGGTGGCTGCATCGTTGTCGGCTGCCGCCTTCCTGGCGTGCGGCAAGGACCCGGTTGAACAGGGCGATGATCCGCAGCTCACGCTTTCCGCGGACAGCGTCACCGTGGACGTAGGCGTTTCCGCTTCGGTGACCGCCACGGTGCTCAACGCCAGTGAGCCGGCGCAGTTCGTCTCCCGCGACCCGGGCGTGGCTACCGTGGATGCCAGCGGCGCGATCAGGGGCGTCGCGATCGGCTCGACGTATGTAGTCGCTACGCTCTCCAACCACGCGGACGTGCGTGACTCCGTTCGCGTTCGCGTGCTGGCGCCGGGCTCGACCCCGGTCGCCGGCCAATGGGGGCTCCGGGCGCCATTGATCGAACCCAACTCCGAGCTGGCGTTCGCCGAATCGAACGGCAAGCTCTACCTCCTCGGCGGCTATCCGGCGAGTCGGGTGACGGCCCGTACGGTCCAGGTCTACGACGTCGCGAGCGACCGCTGGGAGCTGGGACCGCCGCTCCCGCAGCCCAACAACCACGGGATGGCGGCCAGCGTCAACGGAAAAGTCTATCTGATCGGCGGCCAAACCTCGGATGTCTCGGACCAGGGCTACCAGGACACGGTCTACGAACTGGATCCGGCCACGGGTGTGTGGGTCACGAAGGCGCCGATGCCCACGGCGCGCGGCGCCGGGGTGGCCATCGTGCACGACGGCAAGATCTACGTCGCCGGTGGACGCCCGCCGCGGGGAAGCGATTTCGCCGTCTACGACCCGGCGACCGATCGCTGGGAGGTGCTGCCGGAGCTACCCTCCCAGCGCAACCACATTACCGGCGCGGCGATCAACGGCCGCATCCACGTCGTCGGAGGGCGTCTGGGCCACGGATTGTCGCCCGACATGACGGCAGTGCACGAAGTCTACGACCCGCAAACGCGGACCTGGACGACCGCAGCCCCCATGCTGCGGGCCCGCAGCGGCATGAACGGCGTCATGGCCCGGGGCTGCTTCCACGTCTGGGGCGGCGAGGGACCGGCCGGCATGTTTCCCGACCATGACTACTACGATCCGCGGACCAACCAGTGGTCACCACTCTCCGGGATGCCTACCCCCGTCCACGGCGTCTACGGCTCAGCCTATGTCAGCGGGCTGATCTGGGTCCCCGGCGGCGGCACCAATATCGGCGGCAACCACGGCAGCCATCAGCACCAGGTCTACCGGCCGGCAGTGAGCTGCGAGTGA
- a CDS encoding prolyl oligopeptidase family serine peptidase, whose protein sequence is MLMRSVGLAPLLWFPLAGACGQPADPEPPVDACTVPTLSAAPAPASALTAFAYDRAAAYDPVLQPIGTEPGVEIHELSFRSPRGAGRATGRLFVPEGVGPFAGLLLMHGMPGNAEQMTGQAVVLARHGAVVAALDAPFARRGGSPVRFTEADSAEQVQLMTDLQRAVDLLVARPDVDAGRLGYVGISYGGAMGALFVGIERRLKTGILVVADGGLVSHFTGPEDGSAFAGLTCTERRRWLESMIPIEPIKYVGFASPTPLLLQSGRQDNLVPPRDAELLHAAVRDPKTIRWYDAGHGLTAEAARDRLLWLQQQLGMRAPAF, encoded by the coding sequence ATGCTGATGCGCTCCGTCGGTCTCGCTCCACTGCTCTGGTTCCCGCTCGCCGGTGCCTGCGGCCAGCCGGCCGATCCCGAGCCGCCCGTCGACGCCTGCACCGTCCCGACGCTCAGCGCCGCGCCGGCACCCGCCTCCGCCCTGACCGCGTTCGCCTACGACCGCGCGGCGGCCTACGACCCGGTGCTCCAGCCGATCGGCACCGAGCCGGGTGTGGAGATCCACGAGCTGAGCTTCCGCAGCCCGCGTGGCGCCGGCCGCGCCACGGGGCGGCTCTTCGTGCCCGAGGGTGTGGGCCCGTTCGCGGGATTGTTGCTGATGCACGGAATGCCGGGCAACGCCGAGCAGATGACGGGCCAGGCGGTGGTGCTGGCGCGCCACGGGGCGGTGGTGGCGGCGCTCGACGCCCCGTTCGCGCGGCGCGGGGGCAGCCCGGTGCGCTTCACCGAGGCTGACAGCGCGGAGCAGGTGCAGTTGATGACCGACCTGCAGCGCGCCGTGGACCTGCTCGTGGCGCGCCCGGACGTGGACGCGGGTCGGCTCGGCTACGTGGGCATCAGCTACGGCGGGGCGATGGGCGCGCTCTTCGTCGGCATCGAGCGGCGGCTCAAGACGGGCATCCTCGTCGTAGCCGACGGCGGGCTCGTCTCGCACTTCACCGGCCCCGAGGACGGCAGCGCCTTCGCCGGGCTCACCTGCACGGAGCGGCGGCGCTGGCTCGAGTCGATGATCCCGATCGAGCCGATCAAGTACGTCGGCTTCGCGTCGCCGACGCCCCTCCTGCTGCAGTCGGGGCGGCAGGACAACCTCGTGCCGCCGCGCGACGCCGAGCTGCTGCACGCCGCGGTGCGCGATCCGAAGACGATCCGCTGGTACGACGCGGGGCACGGCCTCACCGCCGAGGCCGCGCGCGACCGCCTGTTGTGGCTGCAGCAGCAGCTCGGGATGCGCGCCCCAGCCTTCTGA